Proteins encoded in a region of the Chelonoidis abingdonii isolate Lonesome George chromosome 2, CheloAbing_2.0, whole genome shotgun sequence genome:
- the SOX17 gene encoding LOW QUALITY PROTEIN: transcription factor SOX-17 (The sequence of the model RefSeq protein was modified relative to this genomic sequence to represent the inferred CDS: deleted 5 bases in 4 codons; substituted 1 base at 1 genomic stop codon): protein MAAWKALRWQCEEAARFGEEAEASATVQHYTGTHPNYNYRPRRRQHRKRRRSVKARCESGFLAHGLAEAAGAGLASRQGTGCAXEPGAALRGQSYQPCQSALPPGAGAHYRDCHPWLLPFELQPADPDPPLDAADGREPAFFHPPLQDECQLAPYGYPAAEYPAHGPESQASAALRRHLPRAEPLGQLSSLQSLLGCQGPLHAYYGQLCPPAGQARAPQLPPQPCQPSPPPEAQQCREPLEHLSQDELLGDVDRTEFEQYLHFACKPELGLHFPGHDAGLAAPDAHGPISSVVSDASTAVYYCTYPDA, encoded by the exons ATGGCGG CCTGGAAGGCGCTTCGCTGGCAATGCGAAGAAGCCGCTCGTTTCGGTGAGGAGGCGGAAGCGTCTGCGACGGTGCAGCACTATACAGGCACCCATCCCAACTACAAT TACCGGCCGCGCCGGCGGCAGCACCGGAAGCGCCGTCGA AGCGTGAAAGCGCGCTGTGAAAGCGGCTTCCTGGCGCACGGGCTGGCGGAG GCCGCCGGCGCCGGGCTGGCCAGCCGGCAGGGCACAGGATGTGCGTGAGAGCCTGGCGCTGCCCTACGCGGGCAGAGCTACCAGCCGTGCCAGAGCGCGCTGCCCCCGGGCGCTGGGGCGCACTACCGGGACTGCCACCCCTGGCTGCTGCCCTTCGAGCTACAACCTGCCGACCCGGACCCTCCGCTGGACGCGGCGGAC GGACGCGAGCCGGCCTTTTTTCACCCGCCTCTGCAGGACGAGTGTCAGCTGGCGCCCTACGGCTACCCCGCGGCCGAGTACCCCGCGCACGGGCCCGAGAGTCAGGCCAGCGCCGCGCTCCGCAGGCACCTGCCCCGCGCCGAGCcgctggggcagctcagctccctgcagaGCCTGCTGGGCTGCCAGGGCCCCCTGCACGCCTACTACGGGCAGCTGTGCCCGCCCGCCGGCCAGGCCCGCGCTCCCCAGCTCCCGccgcagccctgccagccctCGCCGCCGCCCGAGGCGCAGCAGTGCAGGGAGCCGCTGGAGCACCTGTCGCAGGACGAGCTGCTGGGCGACGTGGATCGCACCGAGTTCGAGCAGTACCTGCACTTCGCCTGCAAGCCCGAGCTAGGGCTCCACTTCCCGGGCCACGACGCCGGCCTGGCCGCTCCAGACGCCCACGGGCCCATCTCCTCGGTGGTTTCGGATGCGAGTACTGCTGTATATTACTGCACTTACCCAGACGCCTAA